A portion of the Pseudoalteromonas luteoviolacea genome contains these proteins:
- a CDS encoding carbon-nitrogen hydrolase family protein produces MMVAKQANVAVIPMCSNIAPEDNFTYLTQQLDAIRVERPTLVCLPEAWLAFCANGSDTFNVAKSSDLWIDKIAKLCKEKGIWLSAGTIPIQATSRKYYAASCLFNDQGQLVAQYNKIHLFDADVSDKSKRYRESDFTEAGSQVVVVDSPFGRLGLSVCYDMRFAGLYQVQREQQANILLVPSAFTTVTGKAHWLPLLQARAIETQCFVIAAAQVGLHQNGRETYGHSVIISPWGEVLDDSMLSLQPIQRQLDFTELYDIRHTMPVFKHNRFKSNMI; encoded by the coding sequence ATGATGGTAGCAAAACAGGCGAATGTAGCTGTTATCCCGATGTGTTCAAACATTGCCCCTGAGGATAACTTTACATATTTGACTCAGCAACTCGATGCAATACGTGTTGAGCGCCCAACTTTAGTGTGCTTGCCTGAAGCTTGGTTGGCATTTTGCGCAAATGGAAGTGATACGTTTAACGTGGCAAAATCCAGTGATTTATGGATAGATAAAATCGCTAAGCTTTGCAAAGAGAAAGGTATTTGGCTGAGCGCAGGCACAATCCCTATTCAAGCAACTAGTCGTAAATATTATGCAGCTAGCTGCTTGTTTAATGACCAGGGCCAGTTAGTCGCTCAGTATAATAAAATTCACTTATTTGATGCTGATGTCAGCGACAAATCTAAACGCTATAGAGAATCTGACTTTACTGAAGCTGGCAGTCAAGTTGTTGTTGTAGATAGCCCCTTTGGTAGACTAGGCTTAAGTGTGTGTTATGACATGCGCTTTGCTGGTCTATATCAAGTTCAACGTGAACAGCAAGCGAATATCTTATTGGTGCCTAGTGCATTTACCACGGTAACGGGTAAAGCGCATTGGTTACCATTACTGCAGGCCAGAGCAATTGAAACACAGTGTTTTGTTATTGCTGCGGCCCAAGTCGGGTTGCACCAAAATGGACGAGAAACATATGGACACAGTGTGATTATTTCTCCATGGGGAGAGGTGTTGGATGATAGTATGTTATCTTTGCAGCCTATTCAAAGACAGTTAGATTTTACCGAGCTGTATGATATTAGGCATACGATGCCTGTATTCAAGCACAATCGATTTAAGAGCAATATGATATGA
- a CDS encoding YhdP family protein — MKLSLPYANDYKASIESLIYRQLNVELSIGSISASWQGSGPALVLENVSFEDNQNAPISLYIDNTSLQVNVVQSLRQWQLVSNYFVLDGFKANIHLDRLNLAESSGEFEQQALLEGLFLGETGHFAVQNSEIKLFLEQEKHHKVLVRDMVWQNSANAHHGEGRLIFPSLSQGSLNTRVKLSGETLHEITGDIYLQARDLNVLDLIDEHLDDDYRNLSASINGQLWGQLEQGKLRDILIEVQPSYVTWLDSSQSNKLGLEAGQVRLVPIGKDWSLSSSEFLFSSNGHEYPPMHFQGLWSNSDTTFWIQQFNLEPIAHALALTHYNWAKGIEQSQFQGVLSKAKLSFSDSDGTTAWGAFKNIGWQESDKVPGLKGLDLEFNWQKERGVVSVSAHQQQLVTGSRFIAPIDIDELNGDIHFWQDKQDNWHVNSDNLWVSNKQIAVALEFHTRLFEFPELDLYAEAFAKDAAIAGHYFPLDLMHGNLVEYLDRGIIAGEDVRAQVLLSGPLSAFPFRDKQGQFEVLAKIHGAEFLFAPDWQSVKEAAVELHFHNERMDILATSGKLSNQTITGEVLVSLPDLEQADNLYVKIKQQTEAASLKDFFADSPIADPLVNVLEVVQGQGLAQGDIALDIDLKDLNVIAKGNVLLNNNRVYLSKPGMQLDNVTGELVFQDDEIKLMNAKATWLQMPIDFSVMGSGDKQGYEVNVQTSLLANSEALLPHGTGLMDGFIAGTTVLDTNLALNFTEQGFNYLASFSSDLSGTAVTLPAPYNKLAQAKGKLIGEVRGDDISNLITANVNDLLYFNGILDNQSGRFEKAHLVISKQNRGLDRPGFSVTIDQDELQLDNWFEFLDRVIEQTTGSTEQTQSLLPQFSEIRANLGQLHIGNILFNDIEMQMKPDSDGFEMRLNGKELRAQVLLPSQDTNPIRVQADYLRVNTQQTEATEKPKAHTGGDEWLVNLPAIEFGCDDCRINQYQLDRVNLAFSGNGEQLIISNLNVDKGTHTLSAKGSWQDGVSQINGNLSSADFGDLMEEFDITSTVKDSQANIDFDLNWRAAPYDFDWETLGGEIQWQLGEGHLTDISDQGARVFSLLSLDSLVRKLKLDFRDVFAKGFFYNQMEGSLQIDNGVAYTQDTKMDGVPADLSITGYVNLKTHEINYDLAIAPQVTSSLPVIVGWMVNPVTGLAALAIDKVIHSARVISEINFKVTGTMQEPVVTEVDRKSREVTIPGVAAPEEPNLAPSSQKQDANQGEQDKPEQVDSSSPSSLKLKEGKQDGEGQKSTENLGIKPSIEAPEQPVKKDTQVSDELNKHTDIVL, encoded by the coding sequence TTGAAACTGAGCCTTCCCTATGCCAATGACTACAAAGCCAGCATTGAATCTTTAATTTATCGTCAACTTAATGTCGAATTAAGTATTGGCTCAATCAGTGCCAGCTGGCAGGGGAGTGGACCTGCGCTGGTACTTGAAAATGTGAGTTTTGAAGATAATCAAAATGCACCTATCTCCTTGTATATTGATAATACCAGCTTGCAAGTGAATGTGGTGCAGTCTCTTAGACAGTGGCAATTGGTATCAAACTATTTTGTACTTGATGGGTTCAAAGCTAATATCCACTTAGACAGACTTAACTTGGCTGAAAGTTCAGGTGAATTTGAGCAGCAAGCTTTACTGGAAGGCTTATTTCTAGGTGAGACCGGCCACTTTGCAGTTCAAAACAGTGAAATAAAATTATTTCTTGAACAAGAAAAGCATCACAAGGTGCTAGTTCGAGACATGGTTTGGCAAAATAGCGCCAATGCTCACCATGGCGAGGGGCGGTTAATTTTTCCAAGTCTCTCTCAAGGAAGCTTGAATACACGAGTCAAACTCTCAGGAGAAACCTTGCATGAGATCACAGGTGATATTTATCTACAAGCTCGTGATCTGAATGTTTTGGACCTTATTGATGAACACTTAGATGATGATTATCGTAACTTGAGTGCGAGCATTAACGGTCAGCTTTGGGGGCAGTTGGAGCAGGGTAAATTACGGGATATTTTGATTGAAGTACAGCCAAGCTATGTCACTTGGCTAGACAGCAGCCAGTCAAATAAATTGGGGCTGGAAGCTGGTCAAGTACGCCTTGTACCAATCGGAAAAGATTGGTCGCTGTCAAGTTCTGAATTTTTATTTAGCAGCAATGGTCATGAATACCCGCCAATGCATTTTCAGGGACTGTGGTCTAATTCAGACACTACTTTTTGGATACAACAGTTCAATTTAGAACCTATTGCCCACGCTTTAGCATTAACGCATTACAATTGGGCTAAAGGCATTGAACAGAGTCAATTTCAAGGAGTATTGAGTAAAGCAAAACTGTCTTTCAGTGACAGTGATGGGACAACGGCCTGGGGGGCGTTTAAAAATATAGGTTGGCAAGAAAGTGACAAAGTCCCTGGGCTTAAAGGACTTGATCTGGAATTCAACTGGCAAAAGGAGCGCGGTGTTGTCAGTGTCAGTGCGCATCAGCAGCAACTTGTGACTGGATCGCGTTTTATAGCACCCATTGATATTGATGAACTCAATGGTGATATTCATTTTTGGCAGGATAAGCAAGATAATTGGCATGTTAATTCGGACAATTTATGGGTCAGTAACAAGCAAATTGCTGTGGCACTTGAGTTTCATACACGATTGTTCGAATTCCCTGAACTAGATTTATATGCGGAGGCATTTGCCAAAGATGCTGCTATTGCAGGCCATTATTTTCCACTCGATTTAATGCACGGTAATCTCGTTGAGTATTTAGATCGTGGGATCATTGCTGGCGAAGATGTCCGTGCCCAAGTATTGTTATCAGGACCGTTAAGTGCGTTCCCATTTCGTGATAAACAGGGACAATTTGAGGTATTGGCGAAGATACATGGTGCGGAATTTTTGTTTGCACCCGATTGGCAAAGCGTTAAAGAGGCGGCAGTTGAGCTACACTTCCACAATGAACGCATGGACATCTTAGCTACTTCAGGCAAGCTGTCTAATCAGACCATAACCGGTGAAGTGCTCGTAAGTTTACCTGACCTAGAACAAGCTGATAATCTGTACGTCAAGATCAAGCAACAAACAGAGGCTGCCAGTTTAAAAGACTTTTTCGCAGATAGCCCCATTGCAGATCCTTTAGTCAATGTTTTGGAAGTTGTGCAAGGGCAAGGGCTTGCTCAGGGCGATATCGCACTTGATATAGATCTTAAAGATCTGAATGTGATTGCTAAAGGTAATGTACTACTGAACAACAACCGCGTTTATTTAAGTAAGCCGGGCATGCAGCTTGACAACGTGACCGGTGAGCTCGTTTTTCAAGACGATGAAATCAAGCTCATGAATGCGAAAGCAACTTGGCTGCAAATGCCTATCGACTTCTCGGTGATGGGCAGTGGTGATAAACAAGGCTATGAGGTGAATGTGCAAACATCATTGCTTGCTAATAGTGAAGCTTTATTGCCGCATGGCACTGGCCTGATGGATGGGTTTATTGCCGGTACTACTGTGCTAGATACCAATTTGGCATTGAATTTTACCGAGCAGGGGTTTAATTATTTGGCGAGCTTTAGCTCTGATCTGAGCGGTACTGCTGTGACACTGCCCGCGCCGTATAACAAGTTAGCACAGGCGAAGGGAAAGTTAATTGGTGAGGTGAGAGGAGATGATATTTCTAACCTGATCACAGCCAATGTTAACGATCTACTCTATTTCAACGGTATTTTAGACAATCAAAGTGGCCGGTTTGAAAAAGCACACCTAGTTATCAGCAAGCAGAATCGGGGATTAGACAGACCGGGTTTCTCCGTGACCATTGACCAAGATGAATTGCAACTCGATAACTGGTTTGAATTTCTCGATAGAGTTATTGAACAAACTACAGGCTCCACTGAGCAAACCCAAAGCTTATTACCCCAATTTAGTGAAATACGTGCAAACTTAGGTCAGCTGCACATCGGCAATATCCTATTCAACGATATTGAAATGCAGATGAAGCCAGACAGTGACGGGTTTGAAATGCGTTTGAACGGCAAAGAGCTTAGGGCACAAGTACTGCTGCCCAGTCAAGATACAAACCCTATTCGTGTGCAAGCGGACTATCTGCGGGTTAATACTCAACAGACAGAAGCAACGGAAAAACCCAAAGCGCATACAGGAGGCGATGAGTGGTTAGTCAATCTCCCTGCCATAGAGTTTGGCTGTGATGATTGTCGTATTAATCAATATCAATTAGATAGGGTGAACCTAGCATTTTCGGGAAATGGCGAACAACTGATAATCAGCAATCTTAATGTTGATAAAGGCACACATACTCTTTCGGCGAAAGGCAGTTGGCAAGATGGCGTATCGCAAATTAATGGCAATTTAAGCAGTGCGGATTTTGGCGATTTAATGGAAGAGTTTGATATTACTTCCACCGTTAAGGACTCTCAAGCGAATATTGATTTCGATCTAAATTGGCGCGCAGCACCGTATGACTTCGATTGGGAAACATTGGGTGGGGAGATCCAGTGGCAACTTGGTGAAGGGCATTTAACAGACATCAGTGACCAAGGAGCACGTGTTTTTTCATTACTGAGTTTGGACTCATTGGTTCGAAAACTAAAACTAGATTTTCGAGATGTGTTTGCTAAAGGCTTTTTCTATAATCAGATGGAAGGCAGCTTGCAAATAGATAATGGCGTTGCGTATACACAGGACACAAAAATGGATGGTGTACCTGCTGACCTGAGCATTACCGGGTATGTCAATTTAAAGACCCATGAAATCAATTATGATTTAGCAATTGCACCACAAGTTACTTCCAGTTTACCGGTCATTGTGGGTTGGATGGTGAATCCTGTGACAGGGCTTGCGGCGTTAGCAATTGATAAAGTGATCCATTCTGCTCGAGTTATATCTGAAATTAACTTCAAGGTGACAGGTACGATGCAAGAACCTGTTGTGACAGAGGTTGACCGTAAGAGTCGAGAGGTGACTATACCTGGTGTTGCAGCGCCTGAGGAACCAAACCTAGCCCCTTCATCCCAAAAACAAGACGCCAATCAAGGTGAACAGGACAAGCCTGAACAAGTGGACTCCTCATCACCTTCTTCTTTGAAACTCAAAGAAGGAAAGCAAGATGGTGAGGGGCAAAAAAGTACAGAAAACTTAGGCATAAAGCCATCAATTGAAGCGCCAGAACAACCTGTAAAAAAGGATACTCAGGTTAGCGATGAGCTCAATAAACACACCGATATTGTCCTTTAA